The sequence cctcaatcccattctctgctttctccctgtaacccttgatcctcttgatagTCAAAtaactatctatctcagtcttaaatgtactcaatgacccggcctcTACAGCCTTCCGTGGCAGTGAAATTCatacattcaccactctctggctgaaggagtttctcctcatctccgttctaaagggtcttcactttactctaaggctgtgccctcaggccctagtctctcctaccaatgaaaacatcttcccaaaacccactttgtccaggccactcagtattttctaagtttcaattagatccccctcatccttctaaactccaatgagtgtagtctcAGAGTCCTcctaagctttccattcctgggacaattcttgtgaacctcctctgaacctacTCCAAGGCCAGTACATCCTGCCTGAGATACAGCCCCATCACCAACAGctgttccagttttgccaggatcGGATCTTCTTGcatccacagtctgatattgtcagtggtGGCCGGATTGGTatccaggaagtttaaaaccagaacggACTCTCCCGGTGGCGGTCCCACCGGTGGGGTACCTGCCAGGGGGAGGTTGCGacttggcctcctggacagtGAACCAGCTTGTAATTGTATGCCATGAGAATGAGAGCCCATCGCTGAactcagcctgaagctatggacAGCACAGCCTTCTCCTCTTGGTGTGGCCCTTGTAGCGCTTTGTGGTTTGTTACTGTTACAAAACGacatctgtaaaggtattggtggaatgTCCTCACACCAGAGATGACTGACAAACCTTCCTGCTCTATCTGAGCATGTTGGCGCACTGAACCAGCCAAAACTCAAGAAGCATCTCTATTGGGCGTTCCTCTCCATCGGGCTATCTGTGAGCCATAACACTACCCCAATACcatatggggaggcattgcatgtcaacaCCAGATATGGCTTGGGATCGTACtatgccaacaccttagatgacAATAACTGCTTCTTTACTTCCCTAAAAGCTACGTCTTGGCTACataaccatttccaaggctgccCCCCCTTTTGCAGTAGTAGGTGTAAGTGtgtcaggatggaggccaggttatgtatgaactttctgtaataattcaccagtccAAGGAAAGGCCTAAGCtgtgggagccagggcacctttgatcaccctcactttatcttccaaaggGTGTAACCCAGTCTTATCAACTCTCTAGCCAAAGTCGGTCACTTGGGGAGGGCATGGGGCATGTATTTTTCCCTCCTAAGGTGTACATCTGCCTGAGAGAAACAAAGTCTAAGGACTCTGTCCAAGTTCTCTCAGTGCTCCATGTTGGTCTTCCTTGTTATTAACACATCATCGAGAGAAATGGTGATCTGGGGAAGACTGTGTAAAATGTTCACCATCAtgggctggaaaatggcacagaCTGATGATACGCCAGTGGCAGTCTCATATACTGGTACAAACACTGATGGGTATTAACTGTAGCAAAATTCTGGGAATCCTCACCAAACCGCAGTTGcaggtacacatggctcatgtccagcctTGTGAAGGACAgaccccctgccagctttgcatatgGACCCTCTATGTGAGGGACTGGGTATTTATCCCACTGTGAGAAGTGGTTTGTTCAAATACTCCCCGAAGTTGAACtgacccatcaggcttcacaattggtacaaCCGGGTGCTGCCCATCCCGCAAACTGGACccgtttgatgattccttcactttgcaGGCTCCTGATTTCGGCCTCTACTTtggcccataaggcaaatggcactgggtgggccttgcagaattgtggggTTGCTTCCTGGTCAGCATGCAAGGTGGTGTTGTCTCCTCTGATAGTCCCTAGAACTTCCTGAAAAGCTTCTAGGTGTTTAATTAgggcttcactcaggcagccattttctagtcGAAGAATGTCGAAGCAATCTTTCTCAACCATTTCTGCTCCATCAGGCTGGGCCTGAGCCTTTCGCTACCATCAGCGGGAACTGAACAAGCTGCTTCTCATGTGAGACCGGAACCGAAGTTATCCCCTTAATCTGCAAAGGTTCCCCAATATAGgctctcagtctggctgaggtcttacACAAAATGAAGGATTGGAATAGACAGCAagttttgttaaagactggttctgcaatcactgatacagccgcactggtatcaacctccattagaactgggtgaccattaaccagatgtttattttgattggttctaatttgaatgttgctaagcaACGTAACTGTGCCAAACCAGCTGTAGGTGGCCTTTCTAATGAGTGcattctcctggataccagcctatgagttctttCACTTAACTCAGGCTTAGTGGGATCCCTTTGCTGTCTCGAGTCCATACACTGGCAGTAACTACAATGTCTTACCAGCCCGGATCCTAAACAAAGTGCTAACTGTTTGGCCGAaccttggctttgttttggggttttgctgtgggcaggatatgtcctgagtgaggctatgcaattgccttcactcaagtggcgTTCCCCAAGATCAGTCAGACTGGTGAGATGTCAACTTCCATCGGAATACCCTGCAATTCACACTTcacctgctgcattttccaaagccagttgtagtgcctgttttgaagtccagttgggcttcagctagtagatgcttctgcatggttacatcatcaGTCCCACAttccaaacagtctctcagcatctcattcaggaaTTGGCAAAAATTGCCAAAAATCCCAATACatattcccctggttctcaaattgctgagtaaaactgcCAGTGTCTTggaattagaggaggtttggggtCTTAATATTcttccatcaactcttgaaaggcttTAGTGACTGGTGCCTCAGCAAACCCTTAATAAATGtgaaagctgcaggtccacaagctttCAGGAGAATCACTCAttacttttcatctgccccaacatcatttgcctggaaaaaaattatacacattctttccacatactgggcccagtctttgacaaCAGGATCGAATGAGTcatgcttcccaaataatggcatgatgttAGAAATGCTTACCCTCAACTCCAAGACAACTGTTGCGAGTGCATTTCTTCAGGAGAGTATTTGTCTCTCTCGTTGCTACTGaaaaaactccacagaggccggtttcctgtcaccaagtccccctttatttacacatataTAGACTTTGTCACTGGTCTGGCTcgctcagagccagctttcagagtgaacactctgacactcctgttcatatctggcagccagggctccctgattggaccagtttaacagccccagtcagggaactcatttccTAAGAAGTTCACCCAGcagacctcattataatcacacAACTGGCAACCTCCAACAACCTGTTATGATGGTGAAATCACATCTTCTTAAATTAATAGGAATATCTACCAAATCAAGGCGATTCCTACTGCAGGCCATATTCAATCTACCCTGGATTGATGAAACCCTCtacaacttttctgaagaagggtcactgaacctgaagcaTTACCTCTGATGCAGCCaagcctgctgagattttccagcaatttctgcttttgacttGACAAACCTTCTCCCCTCTGCCATGAAAGTAAATTAATTCAAACGCAAGACCAAACATTTTAAGTGACACCATATTATACATTTCACGCCTTTCTTTTTAATGACATTTAATTGGTCCAATCCGCTCAGGCATCATCATATCGCTCACAAAATTTGATCATGACCATTTGCTCCTATTATCAATCCCATTCTCACGTGCATATGCATTTAGCTGTACTCAAAAGGTATTCATTAACAGCACAGTGTTAAGTGATTTGGCAATTCTTCAGTGAGTTTAGGATTCTGCAGGCCCAGTTTAATTTGAAGAATTGTTTTATTTGCTAATTGCTGAATTAAGTCAGATTTTATATCAAGGTGTGTTCCTTTTATATTTGGTAACTCATGATGACATGGTCAGTTGAtgccttgaatattttaaaatgtgctgCGTATTTCTTTCACAAATTTATTTAATATAGTTGTGagaatcttatttttaaatttgaaaacattATTACATGCATTGGTTTGGTATTCCCTTTGCGTAATGTGAATGTTTTAGCAAGAGAGAGCCTTGTAACAATTTAACAACATCAAATCCATTCCCCACTAGCAACAAACTATTTTGTTCTATTCTTCTGTTCTTGGGCTTTGCTGATGaggctagcatttcttgcccattcctaaatgtaCTTGAAAAGGGCAACTGTTGTTGAATATACGTACAGCCAGGTTTTAAACCAATCCAAGGCTGCAGTGTCTGGTCTCAAAAACAGCAGTCCAAAGTTTGGATCCACATGTTGTCGACACATCACCCTTTCACTTGTACtgtgggttcaactccagccgaGATAGAGTAGTTAAAATGCTCCTCTCATTAGGGGCCCTAGATGAAATGAAGTTGGACGGTTGTGAGCCCGTTCCTTGCAGACATGGCTACACAGCGGAAATGGAGTACTAATTGCCATCAAATTGACAATGTTACTTGGAGGGGGTCAGAAAGGTAGTTGTTGTAGGAAGATGAAACATTGCACTGGTGTTCCAGCAAGTGCTTGACTCAAGGTTCAGGTTAATGCACATAGCTTTACTTTACAGGAGGCTTTACTGCGCATCACACCACGTTATATCTAAGCATCCTTGATTATGGAAGCTGTTGCCTAAAGTGGTAAATTGTTCCATTTTAAATCACTGACATTCTTCACCCTGATGAACAGCAAACACTACCACAAAAGGATGGGGGAAATGAAGAACCACATTGACTTGACTTATATTTTAAATTTCAAGTGATGTCAGTTTTATGGGAGATCACAAAACCAATCAGGTGGAACAAAGTAAAACAGGGCTATAGAGTAGATAAGGGCCGAGAAGCCATTGTGCACTGTGAATTTATGAATCAAACAAACAAAGACAAAGGGATGTTTGGGAGGACAAAGTTCAACTGTTGACCTTGAAAAGACATTacaagtccaggacaggttgaaGGTTATAGGAAGGAAGAAGCAAAGAGGGTTATGCATCTATCAGAGACACATCTGttagtttttaaaaacattaatctTTCTAAGTTAATACAAAGCACAATCACTACAGTAAAATGTTACAAGCACAGTAACATTGTTCAAAAAAGAGAAAGCACAGGTGAAGGAAAAATGAAAATCAACCACTGTCCAAATATGTGAGATGTTGCAGGCGCCAAATATTATATCCAAATAAATAGGTTATGTCATTCAGCATAATTAATCTCACATCTCTTTGGGATTTATACATTAAATCTGTTGTTTCATAAAGGATGCCAGGAAGAGTGACAATCAAGCTGTTCAATTCTCACTTTTATttctacactcatctctactcaCAACATTTTTAACCTTCTTGTTTCATTGAAAAAGGGCAGTGAGCtgttaaaatgtttaaataagTGAATGGGACAAATTCGTAAACAACTATTTTTTGCATGTAATCGCGTGTAATTCAGATGGTTGTGTTTCATGTAGAAAACAATGGGAATAAGAATCAGAGTCTTTAATTCTAATGTAAGTATTTGAGTTGCTTATTTAAGTGAGTGACCATATACTTCTATTTGCAGTTGGAGCCTCAAAAGTGTCATATTTTGTCACATTTAGGATACTTTGAATGAACTAACTGAATCCCCAAAGAGAATGTGGCTTATGCCAGGATAATCAAATCACAGGGAGCTGTTAAAGGGATACCTTCACAATCAAAAAATGTTTCTTGaagcatttctttttcattttcttttcaaacaccTGTTTCGATTCTCTAAACCAGCATAAATGTTTGTGCAATGTCACTGGCAAAAATAACATTCCGTTCCTTTTTCACTTGGGTGGATAACATACATTCCAAAGCACACTGGCTGTTCATTTCCAATTGCAGATGAGAAAATATGCCTCACAAGGCTTTGCCCAATAACATTCTGAGGGACCAAACCCTGGCTGCCACTGGTCCCATGCAATATTCATTTGTTAGATGCCAACAATCCAGTTCAGAAGCAATAGCTATTCAGAAAGTTGCCAGTGACATTTTTCCAGTACCAATCAACAAAAAATAACGGCCATTCATAAAAGAGGAAGCATTGATTTATTATTTAGTGACATTTCCACATGCTTTTAGGCTGTGACTAATTTTTGACAGTACACTAGGGAAAAGCACGTGGAAAGCTGTTTAAAAGATTTTGTTAAAAGACTGATCAGCTGCAGCCTTGCACTGGTGCCAGTCTCTCTCGTTGTAGCGCTGGAGAAATCCCACTGTGCGGGGTGACATATTTTGAAGTGGGCCTGAATCTCATCAGTTTGCTGGAGAGTGTCAGGGGAAATCCAAAGCTTTGTGATATGCATTACCACAGAAGGTACAGAATGTATGAAGTTGAATGCTGTGCACCCATTCATTTGCAGATACTTCAAGTTGCAAATACCAACAGATCGGAGGTGCACATAGAACTTAAatgcataagcagcaagtaacacGTGTAAAAGCAGTAGTGCTGACTTGCCTGGGTTTTGAGGACTAGACCACTAGAGCTCAGGAGTTGATTATGATCCAGAGCTTTGAACACCCGTGGGCCTTGCCAGTCAACAAAACTTACCAGTCATAGTCTAAAGCaaatgaaaactaaaagaaagcACAAAACCATTTCACCGTAAGGGACTGCCAACTGAAGTACAGCTGCCCAAGCCAGCAGCTTGGGATCACATCAACAGCTTATGATGTCTGCCAGTTTACAAACTCAGTGCAGTCCCGTGGTAACTGAACAACATCAGGTTCACGTTGGATAGCAAGACATTCAAGATGGTCCATCCACAAACAATTTATGAAATAGGATACTGTGGTAAAGAAACTTCATGGGTTTTCATTAGACCAGAGTAATAAGTAAACAGTGTTAAGTTTTTCTAGGAGTGGAGCCGAGGCAGGAGTGCACCCTGCATTGATAGGTGTTGGCCACGGGTTCATGCAAGATTTCCTCAATGCAATGCACACTTTACACTTCTAACATAAAAGTTACACTGAGCATACTTTTTGTTTATAATTGCCCAATAATTATTTACAATGGGCACCCACAGATAGACATAATACATGCACTCACATGATCCTGGGCTTTATAAACAAAGGCTTAGAGTATAAAACAAGGGAATTAAGTTTTAAACCTGCATAAATTACTTCAGTTAAAATACAGTGTTCAATTTCAGGAAACCTCACCTTCAGAAGATGAGATGTAGAATTTTCTGTCAGAATTGAGGAAATTCAGTTATGTGGGGATCCGTAACCAAGGGAGAGagtgttaaaataattagcaaatttttaaaaagccaaaggGAAAGGTGACATTTCTTTGAACGCCAAAAGTTAACTAGAATGCATTGCTTAAAAGCAGTGGAAAGCAGCAACTTTTCAAAACAAATTGGGTATATATTTAAACAGGGGGGCTTTGCAGCAttatgtggggggggggaggacagtaGAGAGAGGGGGTCTAATTGGAAACTTTTTCAGAGATTCGCAAAGGGAAGGTAAGCGGAGTTGGGTATATATTTAAAAAGGGGGACTTTGCAGCATTATGGGGAAGGAAAGAAACAGTAGGGAGGGGGGTCTAATTAGAAACTTTCACAGATTCGCAAAGGCAAGAGGAGCTGGGTATATATTTGAAAGGGGACTTTTCAGCATTATTGGGGGGGGAGGAACAGTAGAGAGAGGTCTAATTAGAAACTCTTTCACAGATTCGCAAAGGCAAGTAGATGGTCTCTGTCTGCGCTAATTCTCACGATGAAGTAAGCACATACATCCACGGCCTTTCGTCCCTTTGAACTCGGTCTGCCCTTGCTGTTGGGGCGATGTTGTTCTTTTTGACAGGCTGGAACATCCCCGCGATTGAGGGGACAGAAGGGCAAGGAAGACAGACAAAAACGTTGCAAACCCAGCATGAGCgcctggggtgggggtttggTCACTAACTGTCGCTGATCGCGGGGCTTGAGTGAAACGGCTGAGAGCAACTTACCTGGCCATTCTTGCAAAGGTCAGCCCACATGCTGGTGCCGTCCCCTCCTCTCATCAGGACGTGGTAAGTGAAGAAGTAGATGCCGGGCACGGTGCAGGTGAATTTGCCCGTAGAAGCCTCGTAGTGGTTCCCAACGTTAGTCACAACATCGTCAAACTTAAGAACCTCGTAGCCCTCGTGGGGTTTCTTAAGGCCGGCGTAGAAAGCGATCTTAGGGCTATGGAAGGCCGTGCTGAATGTTCCTGGTCCTGAACCCGGTGGTCCAGGAGGACCCGGTTTGCCCAGATCCCCCCATTCGCCGGGTGGACCTCTCGGCCCTGGGGGTCCAGGTTCTCCCGGAGGACCCCTGGGTCCGGGTTTACCTCGGCGACCCTGGTCGCCTTTCCCCCCGTGGATGAAAGGTGGAGGGGACATCACCGTCAGGTCCTGGATGGCTTCTGCCGCTGTGGAGCTGGGCTTGGGGCTGTAAGGGTCACAGACCATCCTGCAGCTGCCCAGCATCTCGTAGTGGGCAGACGCCTTGGAGCTTTGGACCAGCAAAGGGATGGCGATGAGCAGAACCAACACCATGACCACCCCAATGGCCGCTCCAATCACTCGCTTCTTCCGGCTGATCCTGGACGCAGCCAGCGTCAAAAAATCCTCTTCACTTTTGGAAGTAATGGTGGACAATTTCTCAGAGACCACCCGCACCGGAGGGTGGGATGGAATGGGGGTGTtggtagggggggggggggaagagagagagaaaaaatcttTTTTATCTGACGAGAGAGACTGGGGGTTTCTCcaaagcaaaaaagaaaaaaaaagggttTGCTAGAGAAagttctcctccttttctccgcTGCTAGATCCAAATGCCCAGGAAAGCAGAGCGAAGCGTCTGCTctgagaagctgctggagaagttcTGACGAGGGAAGAGGGGATTTTGTGGACAATCTGAGCGACCCCTGCCTTCAGATGGCGTGAAATCACATCTTCCTGACGCCAGCCGCCCTCAGGCTGGGATTGCTTTGCACAACAACTCGATGTGAAGGTCTTCCCAGATTCAAACCGGACCAAAGCAGCGGGGCAACCGTCGCAGCGCTAAAGTTGGCGACGAAATTGCAGCACTCCAAAGTGATGTAACTGTTTGCATTTAAATAAACCTTGCGATAGCTCATACTTAGCGGACTTGTAATTTTTAAAGGACCATTTATTCTGGCTGGCGGGCAGATCGCTCTTTAAGCACAGATCGCATTCTGTAGAAACTACAGAAACTGGTTCAGAGCAATTtcatcacacgcacacacacaacccatgGCAAACAATAAATagttgctgagataatgggaactgcagatgctggagaatccaagacaacaaaatgtgaggctggataaataGTTGCTGTTAGGTTTCTCACAACTTTTGATTTCAGCGCGATCTCTGAATTCATTCTGGCGAAGTCTTGCGTCCCTGCAAACTTACTTTTCCCCGGATTTGAATAGAGAGCTGTTGCTGATTGAGAGAAAGCACAGAACTGGAAGGATTCATTACAGTGAGTTTCCGAGAAGCattgcaaagagagagagagaaaccacaTTTGGAACAAGGCTTGGCAACACAGCAGTTTTGCTTTTAAATCACTCGTTTTAAGGCTGATTTTGTTTCTCCCAATTTAAAAAAATAGCAGGCTACCACTCAGACTCACAGGTGGCACTGTTAATTTACACAGAGAATCCCAGCGCCGATTGTAACTAATATAGCAACAAAGTGAATTCAACAACTTGCGACCTCGAGCCTCGAGACTTCTTCCCTACGTAACTCCTGCCCGTTTTGACTGTCGAATCTAAATTCGATTCACTAAAATGAATTGAATGAGTCCTACTTGATCGCCAGTATTGGCTCTGTTTTCTTCTGAACTCATATGTGAACGAACGAGCCTTTCAGTTTGTTTTCTAAATAAATGCACAATTGCTTCACCCAACTTGTTTATGCGAATAAATATGCGAGGGGCGTATGTTACAAAAAACAAACAATTAAATCACGTTCCTTCCACGCTGTGCTAGAGCTGACACACCTCTAGCATAGTCAGTAAAATATAATTTCGCTGTGTTCCAGTTTGATTAGGTAATTGTGTGCAGGTCTTCTGCCAAAGCAAAACCAAATGTCCTACGCTCCGGGCTGCTTTGGTTGGCTCTGCAGACGATGTACCGCGTTTATCAATTTTCCTCCTAACTTGATAAACGCGTAAAGGAAACCTACAGGTCGCAATCAATACTATTTGCGAACCATAATTAATCATCACCGTGCAAACTGCATCAACTAGGCCCTGCCATTTGAAGTGACTATCTTTCCGCGGAAACTTTTgttgttaaatgaatactttttaaAGAACCGCATTAGCTAGAATTCAATTTTAATAGACCGCCAGTTTCGGTAGTATTCTGGCTTCTTAATTCAACTCTATGCTTGAAAAAGAAAGAGGATCATTCCGGAAAGTGTTGAGAATCTAAACATACATTCTAGCGATGTAGCAATGACCTTAGCAGACTGTTTTGGAAAGATTATGCGCAGCCGCCTCTGGGTTTATGTCTAGGGACATCTGCTGGGCCGACGAATGGACTGGGATCAAGAGCTGACATCATGTCGACTACGTGAGGTGGGAAGCTAGAGTTGGCCACAATAGTGCATGAGGATTAGGACATTCCGTATAGTTGTGTACAAAACAGGCCGAAAGTAGGGTCAGGGGTACACAGTCGGGTCGAGCTTAGCCATTGCTTCAAGTATAGGGTGGGTGATGGTTGTCTGTTTAGGAAGTCCTTCAAAAGGAATTTGTAATGCTTTTTTACGGTCAGTCAACTCGGATTTTCCGCTTGCTGGATTAGTCCTGTGACAATCGTCTTAAATCATTTCGTTGCCTGCTCTTATTCGGTTTCAGGTGTAGCAGGGGAAGTGTTCCTGCATTGCTGTTTGCAATATCATGAGTGAAGTGGCAGAAATGTTACGGGTTTAATTTCGATACATTTGTTTCTTCTGTCCCAGTGCTGGTGAGTCAGTTTGCAAGAGACTTCTTCCCGAACTGGCGTCACTCGATATTTGGCTACAACATGCCCCCGGATGATAGATTTATTTTTAGGAGAGGCTGTGGGGTCGAGATTTTGTCCTTTACAGGGATAGACTGCTGCAGGcatgtacccccccccccccccccccggccagcTATTCTGTTGGGAATAGGCTGATTGTATTATTTTTGGACCAATGATATTATTGAAATCTTAGAGAGCCATGGAGAGAAGTCAATCATTATGTTCAAGACAAGAGAtttatagattttttaaaaacccttgGGTTACCGGGATAGCGCAAGAGAATGCTGAAGTACAAAGTCAGCCATGACTGCATGGAATGGTAGAgcagctcaaagggctgaatggcctccgtcCTCTTTAATTGGCTGAATGCAGATCTAGGCATCTGTACTTAACGAGACGTACTACAgtatcacagaactgttacagcgCAGAAAGcggccattcaaccctttaaaCTGATTCTTCATTCGGGCGTTTTGCCAAGTGTCACTCTCCcgccttcttcctgtaaccttGGACGTTTTCCCTTTTCACATGACGACCCCGTGCCCTCTTGAATACCTGGAATGAACCAGCCTCCGCCGTTCTCAGCGCATTCCAGACCGCAACCGACCATTCGCTGTGCAAAGGCTTTCACATGTCAACGTAACTCTTTGTCAGGCGTTTCACATCATTCCTCTCGTTCTTAATCCTCCCGTCAATGCGAACAGTTTTGCCTTAAAGAACTCTGTCCAggcaccctcatgattttgaacccGTCAATCAAAGCTCCTCTCAAACGCAAAcataattgctggaaaaactcagcaggttcctATCAACCGCCTCCGAAGAGGGCAGTCGATTTCCTGTCTATTTAACTGAAAATGTAGACATCTTTATTCGCCAGCCTCGAATTGGTGACAACATTTCTGAGTTTGTCTGAAATAAAGGTGGAACTGTTTTCCTGTGGTCCTTCTGATTGTTCATTTAAGGATCCCCCGGTGGAAGGTGACTGAACTTATGTACTTATGCACAGTTGCATAGATACTGCACCCCTTtctaaacagaaagcgggacataacaccagcgcttcgtcggaggctcactgatgatgttacctagaatggtgacaaaacatctgaaaaccaaccttccagctcagcgagcaaactcacatccagaacctcaacctgagctacaaatcttctcaaaactcgttatcAACATTACATATTTGTTATTATTGCAGTATTCAACTGTATTTTTATTTAGGAAAGAAATCAATGCCAACTGACTGCATCTTGGATTTATCCTGGGAAACAAAGGGATTAACTAACTCCTACAAGTGGTGGAGATATCCCCGTGCAGTGTAGCTCCTGCACATGTTGAACAGAAAAATCTGGCATCCGAAGAAAGCTTAATCATGGAAAATGAGGTTCTTTAGCCATGATGCTGCCCCTTCAAAAGAACAATGTAGCTAAACCCTACTCCCTTGCTGACTCTCCATAGCTCTGCATACTTTTATCTCTTCAATTCTTTGGTAAAATCTGCGAATCTGCTTCCAAAACTCTtcgggtagtgcattccagactatCATAACTTgatgcattaaaaataaattcttatTGTTTACTCTATCAAAATGTTGACCATCTACATTTTCTATCcgatagaagtcttgtggtgcagGAGGTAACATTCCTGCCTCTGAACTAGAAGCTCTGGGGTTGACTCCCTAGAATCtcaacagtatggaaacaggctattcgacCCATCGAGGTGAcgccaaccttctgaagagcattccatccactaccaccaacccacccaaccttcctgtccctgtaaccctgcgtttcccatggctaatccacctagcctgcacatccctggacactatgggcaatttagcatggctccCACTGCAAGACTAGAAGGCCACAGAAGATGAATTTCTAACATAGCCAAACAGGCTGATTACCAACTGTTACAGCAGGGGGAATGGCTGAACCCATCTGATAATTATACTAAAACACAGGCCCCAAGCTGTTAGGATGGGAGTCATGGTTCACCTCTAATAATTACAGCCCCCGCCGAAAACACCCAGAGATGCTCGCCTCACCCCTCGTAATTTGTTAAAAGTTGTTAAAAGAAAGataatccctgatctccactttacaagtaacatgaaacaatttatttatttgaccctaacattgaa is a genomic window of Stegostoma tigrinum isolate sSteTig4 chromosome X, sSteTig4.hap1, whole genome shotgun sequence containing:
- the LOC125448242 gene encoding complement C1q-like protein 2 isoform X1, whose amino-acid sequence is MVLVLLIAIPLLVQSSKASAHYEMLGSCRMVCDPYSPKPSSTAAEAIQDLTVMSPPPFIHGGKGDQGRRGKPGPRGPPGEPGPPGPRGPPGEWGDLGKPGPPGPPGSGPGTFSTAFHSPKIAFYAGLKKPHEGYEVLKFDDVVTNVGNHYEASTGKFTCTVPGIYFFTYHVLMRGGDGTSMWADLCKNGQVRASAIAQDADQNYDYASNSVILHLDVGDEVYVKLDGGKVHGGNNNKMNFAMF
- the LOC125448242 gene encoding complement C1q-like protein 4 isoform X2 is translated as MVLVLLIAIPLLVQSSKASAHYEMLGSCRMVCDPYSPKPSSTAAEAIQDLTVMSPPPFIHGGKGDQGRRGKPGPRGPPGEPGPPGPRGPPGEWGDLGKPGPPGPPGSGPGTFSTAFHSPKIAFYAGLKKPHEGYEVLKFDDVVTNVGNHYEASTGKFTCTVPGIYFFTYHVLMRGGDGTSMWADLCKNGQVRASAIAQDADQNYDYASNSVILHLDVGDEVYVKLDGGKVHGGNNNKYSTFSGFIIYPD